A single window of Gossypium arboreum isolate Shixiya-1 chromosome 13, ASM2569848v2, whole genome shotgun sequence DNA harbors:
- the LOC108461551 gene encoding acetolactate synthase small subunit 1, chloroplastic-like, which yields MAAASLSATVPFQNPFSTNRSRIRSNNIGSKPSFKAKELALELSSSKALHVPSATTDKANALPPIDTVSPPTASKDRVKRHTISVFVGDESGIINRIAGVFARRGYNIESLAVGLNKDKALFTIVVSGTERILRQVVEQLNKLVNVIKVDDISMEPHVERELMLIKLNTNPTTRAEIMWLVDIFRARIVDTSEHFLTIEVTGDPGKMAAVQRNLSKFGIKELARTGKIALRREKMGETAPFWGFSASSYPDLEGRSTNGVVIRDAKRLVNGDINTYSKGDVYPVEPFDGFPVNEVLDPHWGVLYDEDSSGLRSHTLSMIVNDSPGVLNVVTGVISRRGYNIQSLAVGPAEKDGLSRITTVIPGTDETLAKLFQQLRKLVDLYEVQDMTHSPFAERELMLIKVAVSPPARRDILDIANIFRAKAVDVSDHTITLELTGDLNKMVALQKLLEPYGICEVARTGRVALVRESGVDSTYLRGYPLPF from the exons ATGGCGGCGGCTTCACTTTCAGCCACTGTTCCATTTCAGAACCCATTTTCCACAAACCGCAGCCGCATTCGTAGTAACAATATTGGGTCTAAACCCAGTTTCAAAGCTAAGGAATTAGCTCTTGAACTCTCAAGCTCAAAGGCCTTGCATGTACCCTCTGCCACTACTGACAAAGCCAATGCGTTGCCTCCCATAGATACTGTATCTCCTCCCACTGCTTCCAA GGACAGGGTTAAACGCCACACAATTTCAGTGTTCGTTGGGGATGAGAGTGGGATCATAAACAGAATAGCAGGGGTGTTTGCGAGGAGAGGTTACAATATTGAGTCCCTTGCTGTTGGTCTCAACAAGGACAAGGCTCTTTTTACCATAGTTGTATCTGGGACTGAAAGGATTTTGCGACAAGTCGTTGAACAATTAAACAAGCTTGTTAATGTCATCAAG GTTGACGATATCTCGATGGAACCACATGTAGAACGTGAATTAATGCTTATAAAACTCAACACTAATCCAACCACTCGTGCTGAG ATCATGTGGCTAGTAGACATTTTCCGAGCAAGGATTGTGGATACATCAGAACACTTTTTAACTATTGAG GTTACTGGAGACCCAGGGAAGATGGCAGCGGTTCAAAGAAACTTGAGCAAGTTTGGGATAAAAGAACTTGCAAGGACTGGGAAG ATTGCTCTTAGGCGTGAGAAGATGGGGGAAACAGCTCCTTTTTGGGGATTTTCTGCTTCCTCTTATCCTGATCTTGAAGGTAGATCAACCAATGGTGTGGTTATAAGGGATGCAAAACGACTAGTTAATGGTGATATCAATACATACTCAAAG GGTGATGTATATCCTGTGGAACCTTTTGACGGCTTCCCCGTAAATGAAGTTCTTGATCCTCATTGGGGGGTTCTCTATGATGAAGAT TCAAGTGGGCTTCGGTCACATACTTTATCTATGATTGTGAATGACTCTCCCGGTGTTCTAAATGTGGTTACTGGGGTTATTTCCCGAAGAGGCTATAACATTCAG AGTCTAGCTGTGGGACCTGCTGAGAAAGACGGACTTTCTCGCATTACAACCGTTATTCCTGGGACAGATGAGACACTAGCAAAATTGTTTCAGCAGCTTCGAAAGTTAGTAGATCTATATGAG GTGCAGGATATGACTCACTCACCATTTGCAGAGCGAGAGCTAATGTTGATAAAAGTTGCTGTGAGCCCTCCTGCTCGAAGGGACATCCTTGACATTGCTAACATATTCCGAGCCAAAGCTGTTGACGTGTCTGATCACACGATTACTCTCGAG CTTACCGGTGATTTAAACAAGATGGTTGCTCTTCAGAAATTATTAGAGCCCTATGGAATTTGTGAG GTGGCTCGGACCGGAAGAGTGGCACTGGTGCGGGAGTCGGGTGTGGATTCGACGTATCTCCGTGGATATCCTCTTCCTTTCTAG
- the LOC108462397 gene encoding uncharacterized protein LOC108462397 — protein MSISRNSLLMFLNLAFMAMFVTAGNVRQLLPPFPFAPTPGLAPFQLGAVQNCWSSLTNIQGCMTAISDSFFFGQIGAIGSACCQAITHISDDCWSKMFPFNPFFPPFLRIFCSSPTPHARPILNGISEVLPQLSSRSEVEKCWSSLSNVNGCIMEILKSLSGGTMPSPTCCNAIIKLNDDCWPKLFPFNPLFPPLLKNYCGGTAATPK, from the coding sequence ATGTCGATATCAAGAAACTCATTGCTTATGTTCCTAAATTTAGCATTCATGGCTATGTTTGTCACAGCAGGAAACGTTCGACAGCTGTTGCCACCATTTCCATTTGCGCCAACGCCGGGCCTGGCACCTTTTCAGCTTGGTGCAGTGCAAAATTGTTGGTCATCCCTTACCAACATACAAGGCTGTATGACGGCGATATCTGATTCATTTTTCTTTGGACAAATAGGTGCCATTGGCTCTGCTTGTTGCCAAGCCATTACTCATATTAGTGATGATTGTTGGTCTAAAATGTTCCCTTTCAACCCTTTTTTCCCCCCTTTTCTCAGGATCTTTTGTTCATCTCCAACACCACATGCAAGACCGATATTGAATGGCATTAGCGAAGTGCTGCCGCAATTGTCGTCTCGAAGTGAAGTTGAAAAATGCTGGTCATCTCTTTCCAACGTTAATGGGTGTATTATGGAAATTTTGAAGTCACTTTCTGGTGGTACAATGCCTAGTCCTACTTGTTGCAATGCCATCATCAAACTCAATGACGATTGTTGGCCTAAATTGTTCCCTTTTAACCCACTCTTCCCTCCATTGTTGAAGAATTACTGCGGTGGCACAGCAGCAACACCTAAATGA
- the LOC108462396 gene encoding ABC transporter G family member 6-like, with translation MSRIIAENNGGGQVLDAATGDGTPVCETSVDVAKLPSMPFLLSFNHLTYSVKVGRKMPLFPGGDRTKTLLNGISGVARDGEILAVLGASGSGKSTLIDALANRISKGSLKGNITLNDEVVESRVLKSISAYVMQHDLLFPMLTVEETLMFAAEFRLPRTMSKSKRRTRVQALIDQLGLRNAAETIIGDEGHRGVSGGERRRVSIGIDIIHDPIILFLDEPTSGLDSTSAFMIVKALQRIAQSGSIVIMSIHQPSYRILGLLDRLIILSTGQTVYTGLPTNLSLYFSEFGYPIPEMENKTEFALDLIWELEGSPEGTKSLIEFNKKWQSKEPVRLCSSLKEAISVSISKGKLVSTSTAMVPRFANSFWKEILVLSNRSILNSRRMPELFVTRLVAVSVTGFILATMFWQLDNSPKGIQERLGFFAFTMSTMFYACTDTLPVLLHERYIFMRETAYNSYKRSSYVISNALVALPGLIILSFAFTTITFWAIGLNGGFSGFLYYFLIIFASFWSGSSLVTFLSGIIPHLMLGYPIVVAILACFLLFSGFFINRDRIPAYWIWFHYLSVIKYPYEAVLQNEFNNPTECFMRGIQLFDHMPFVTIPNAMKVRLLQSFSDELGTKITSSTCFLRGVDILRNQGITDLSKWDCLFITLAWGFFFRILFYFSLLFGSKNKRT, from the coding sequence atgtctcGTATTATAGCTGAAAACAATGGAGGTGGTCAAGTACTAGACGCCGCGACAGGCGACGGAACTCCGGTCTGTGAAACCAGCGTTGATGTCGCGAAGCTGCCGTCAATgccatttcttctttctttcaacCATCTTACTTACAGTGTAAAGGTCGGCCGCAAGATGCCGCTGTTTCCCGGCGGCGATAGAACAAAGACGTTGCTTAATGGTATCTCTGGGGTGGCTAGAGACGGCGAGATACTTGCGGTGCTCGGAGCAAGTGGGTCAGGGAAATCAACACTCATCGACGCTTTAGCTAATAGAATATCTAAAGGCAGTTTGAAAGGTAACATCACTTTAAACGACGAAGTTGTTGAATCTCGGGTGTTGAAATCGATTTCGGCTTACGTTATGCAACACGATTTGCTTTTCCCAATGCTCACCGTCGAGGAAACCTTAATGTTCGCCGCCGAGTTTCGGCTTCCTCGAACCATGTCTAAATCCAAGAGGAGAACTCGTGTTCAAGCTTTGATTGATCAATTAGGGTTAAGAAATGCCGCTGAAACTATTATCGGTGACGAAGGCCATCGAGGTGTTTCTGGCGGAGAACGACGTCGTGTGTCGATCGGAATCGATATAATTCATGACCCCATTATTTTGTTCTTAGATGAGCCTACATCAGGGCTTGATTCCACAAGTGCTTTCATGATAGTGAAGGCATTGCAAAGGATTGCTCAAAGCGGAAGCATTGTTATAATGTCAATTCATCAGCCAAGTTATAGAATTCTTGGTTTACTTGACAGATTGATAATTTTGTCTACTGGCCAAACTGTTTATACCGGTTTACCGACGAATCTGTCGCTATATTTCTCCGAATTTGGGTACCCCATACCGGAGatggaaaataaaacggagttcGCTCTCGACTTAATTTGGGAACTCGAAGGATCTCCTGAAGGAACAAAAAGTTTGATCGAATTCAACAAGAAATGGCAGAGCAAAGAGCCGGTCCGTCTCTGTTCGTCGCTAAAAGAAGCAATTAGCGTCAGTATTTCTAAAGGCAAACTTGTTTCTACTTCAACAGCCATGGTCCCTAGATTTGCAAACTCTTTCTGGAAAGAAATACTTGTTTTATCAAACAGATCGATCTTAAATTCAAGGAGGATGCCGGAGTTGTTCGTTACTCGATTAGTGGCGGTTTCAGTGACAGGGTTCATTTTAGCAACCATGTTTTGGCAACTAGATAATTCACCAAAAGGGATACAAGAAAGATTAGGGTTTTTCGCATTCACAATGTCAACGATGTTTTATGCTTGTACCGACACTCTCCCTGTTCTTCTCCACGAAAGGTACATTTTCATGAGAGAAACAGCTTACAATTCTTACAAAAGATCATCTTACGTTATATCAAATGCTTTGGTCGCTTTACCGGGACTAATCATCCTATCATTTGCTTTCACGACGATAACATTTTGGGCAATAGGCCTCAACGGCGGATTTTCAGGGTTCTTATATTATTTCTTGATCATATTCGCTTCGTTTTGGTCCGGAAGTTCACTCGTCACATTTCTATCCGGTATTATCCCACATTTGATGTTAGGTTACCCTATTGTCGTCGCTATTTTAGCATGTTTCTTGCTCTTTAGCGGCTTTTTTATCAATCGGGACCGAATCCCGGCCTATTGGATTTGGTTTCACTATTTATCCGTTATCAAGTATCCTTATGAAGCGGTTCTACAAAACGAATTCAATAATCCGACGGAATGTTTCATGAGAGGAATTCAGTTATTCGACCACATGCCATTCGTAACAATTCCAAATGCCATGAAAGTGAGATTGTTGCAGTCATTTAGCGATGAATTAGGGACGAAGATTACAAGCTCGACATGCTTTTTAAGGggagttgatattttgagaaaccAAGGGATTACAGATTTGAGCAAATGGGATTGCTTGTTCATTACCTTGGCATGGGGATTCTTTTTCAGGATTTTGTTTTATTTCTCTTTGTTATTTGGAAGCAAAAACAAGAGAACATGa
- the LOC108461363 gene encoding probable receptor-like protein kinase At5g59700 — translation MENPGNFRLVFGISFLFCLLNLSLGFNPVDNYLIDCGSFKNRSIGVRVFVADNTNTSSHTLSTPEHISANSSSNSISLYYDSTLYQTARIFNGPSHYSFSIKEQGRHWIRLHFFPFAFQGYDMSKAKFSVSAQNFSLTREPQSGNVSVVKEYSLNITSNNLVLSFIPDSKSFAFINALEVLSIPENVVPEDAKTVDRKGDKKSLRELALETVARVDMGNSTVLPQNDTLWRLWVSDDSYLIDKNLGSFVSIVSAVNFTGGLVTEDIAPASVYGTATRFNLDDPNLNANLTWSFDVDPGFDYAVRLHFCDIVSNSTQQGVFLEIFINTHSAGHLDLGSQTSHVLGVPYFMDVYTRASASRKLNVSVGSSNIVNFLSVILNGLEIMKINNDKGRLDVPEVVPSRTSKTTLIVGVAVGLFVFVVLAALVFLFCRRRRRKPDSGGGGQNIPMTGSVYSNGTARFPFIELVEATDNFNENLVIGVGGFGKVYKGVLRDETEVAVKRGTPQSSQGLVEFRTEIEMLSQFRHRHLVSLIGYCDENNEMIIIYEYMENGTLKNHLYGSSHPGMTWRQRLEISIGSAKGLHYLHTGSTKSIIHRDVKSANILLDKNFMAKVADFGLSKTGPDIDRTHVSTAVKGSFGYLDPEYLTTQKLTEKSDVYSFGVVLLEVLCGRPVIDPSLPREKVNLVDWALKSRRNGRLEDIVDPSVVGEIRKESLNKFWEITEKCLGKHGIYRPSMGDVLWNLESALQLQGNETNTNHNGELSSEISHGGHSETSLEFSRTGSVGELAGVSMTTVFAQLLSEQEQMRG, via the coding sequence ATGGAGAATCCTGGGAATTTTAGATTGGTTTTTGGGATTTCATTTCTCTTTTGTTTACTTAATCTTTCACTAGGATTCAACCCTGTAGATAACTATTTGATAGATTGTGGATCCTTCAAAAATAGATCAATCGGTGTTCGAGTGTTTGTAGCTGATAATACAAATACTTCATCTCATACACTTTCAACCCCAGAGCATATTTCTGCCAATTCTAGTTCGAACTCCATCTCACTTTACTATGATTCAACACTGTATCAAACTGCTAGAATCTTCAATGGACCTTCCCATTACAGCTTTTCAATCAAAGAACAAGGGAGGCACTGGATTCGCCTTCATTTCTTTCCATTTGCTTTCCAAGGGTATGATATGAGCAAGGCTAAATTCTCTGTTTCAGCTCAAAACTTTAGCCTTACTAGAGAACCCCAATCAGGGAATGTTTCTGTTGTTAAGGAATACAGCTTAAACATTACTTCTAATAACCTGGTTCTTAGTTTTATCCCGGATTCCAAGTCATTTGCTTTCATTAATGCCTTGGAAGTTCTTTCGATCCCTGAGAATGTCGTTCCCGAAGACGCTAAAACAGTCGATCGAAAAGGCGATAAGAAAAGCTTGAGGGAACTTGCATTGGAGACAGTTGCAAGGGTGGATATGGGGAATTCAACAGTGCTTCCACAAAATGATACCTTATGGAGACTTTGGGTTTCAGATGATTCATATTTGATAGACAAAAATCTAGGATCATTTGTGTCAATTGTCTCAGCTGTTAATTTTACTGGAGGATTGGTGACTGAAGATATTGCTCCAGCTTCTGTATATGGCACTGCCACTCGGTTTAACTTGGATGACCCGAACCTGAATGCGAATTTGACATGGAGCTTTGATGTTGACCCGGGGTTCGATTATGCTGTCCGGCTTCATTTTTGCGATATCGTAAGTAATTCTACTCAGCAAGGTGTCTTTCTTGAGATTTTCATCAATACACATTCAGCAGGTCATCTTGATCTTGGTTCTCAGACATCACATGTTTTAGGTGTCCCATATTTCATGGATGTCTACACAAGGGCCAGTGCAAGTCGCAAGCTTAATGTAAGCGTCGGTTCCTCGAATATAGTCAACTTCCTTAGTGTCATTCTCAATGGTTTGGAGATCATGAAAATAAATAATGATAAGGGCAGGCTTGATGTCCCTGAAGTTGTCCCCTCAAGAACTTCCAAGACAACACTAATAGTTGGTGTGGCTGTTGGATTGTTTGTTTTCGTTGTTTTGGCTGCACTTGTCTTCCTTTTCtgccgaagaagaagaagaaagccgGATTCAGGGGGTGGAGGACAAAATATTCCTATGACAGGAAGCGTATACTCCAATGGGACTGCCCGCTTTCCTTTCATAGAGCTCGTAGAGGCCACTGATAATTTCAATGAAAATTTGGTTATTGGGGTTGGCGGTTTCGGTAAAGTTTATAAAGGAGTATTGAGAGATGAAACCGAAGTTGCAGTCAAAAGGGGAACTCCGCAATCGAGTCAAGGTCTCGTAGAATTCAGGACCGAGATCGAAATGTTATCTCAGTTCCGGCACCGCCATTTAGTATCTTTGATCGGTTACTGTGATGAAAACAATGAGATGATCATAATTTATGAGTACATGGAGAATGGGACACTCAAGAATCATCTATATGGCTCAAGTCATCCAGGCATGACTTGGAGACAGAGGCTCGAGATAAGCATTGGATCAGCCAAAGGACTTCACTACCTTCATACCGGTTCAACAAAGTCAATCATTCACCGCGATGTCAAGTCTGCTAACATACTACTCGACAAGAATTTCATGGCTAAAGTTGCTGATTTCGGTCTATCAAAGACCGGTCCAGATATTGATCGGACACATGTGAGTACGGCAGTGAAAGGAAGCTTTGGATATCTCGACCCGGAATACTTGACAACGCAAAAACTAACAGAGAAATCAGATGTTTACTCCTTCGGTGTAGTTTTGCTTGAAGTCCTTTGTGGAAGGCCAGTTATCGATCCATCCCTTCCGAGAGAAAAGGTGAATTTAGTCGACTGGGCATTGAAATCTCGCCGCAATGGGAGATTGGAAGACATTGTAGATCCTAGTGTTGTTGGTGAAATAAGAAAAGAGTCTTTAAACAAGTTTTGGGAGATAACTGAGAAATGTTTGGGGAAACATGGAATTTATAGGCCTTCAATGGGAGATGTCCTATGGAACTTGGAGTCTGCACTTCAACTTCAAGGGAATGAAACAAACACCAATCACAATGGTGAGCTTTCTTCCGAAATCAGCCATGGCGGGCACTCGGAAACAAGCTTAGAGTTCAGCCGAACCGGTAGCGTAGGCGAACTTGCTGGTGTTTCAATGACTACAGTTTTTGCTCAACTGTTGAGTGAACAAGAGCAAATGAGGGGCTGA